In Sphingobacterium sp. lm-10, one DNA window encodes the following:
- a CDS encoding RagB/SusD family nutrient uptake outer membrane protein — translation MKAINYTLKVLCALLALVLSSCSKFLDRMPDDQLTLEMVFNDKTRTEDWLAGIYSNIPDPYWGYARDIELDPLSDDMAPSTGWEQFGWTVIGKQTGNWNPSSSWGPNYWVELPKRIRSAYIFLENVKANPAQLVTEEEVALMKAEARFMIAYYYSLLLETYGAIPFQLGLTDPAAGQEELMIGQSPFDEVAAWVDQELLDVAQLLPNNYSNAQKYGRATAIMCLAVRARFLLFAASPLVNGNSDYSGFTNKEGVEIYNSIADAGKWSKAMEASKLLIERSAAAGHKLYLEYNPDGSVDPFLSYQNMMFRRPQDGNTEILFARPESNVWEYDRHAQPRGTGGNGGMGITQSLVDAFYMENGRPINDPLSGYTERGFSETDEIRNTQWAESRGDGKVTLAGTFNMYTGREPRFYISVLYNGAWFRRENRTTQFYSGNWDGGPTHDAPQNGYLLRKKVHPNHDPRNGTNPYRPGILYRLGEAYLNYAEALNEVDPGNPDIVRYINMIRVRAGIPQYGAGNNALPIPASQELMREAIRRERRVELNNEGIRYRDIRRWKIGESVLNGNFFGMNFSGTEQDDSPSNPRAFFKRSVYQRRVFTAKNYWFPVPQSEVDKNPNLVQNPFWD, via the coding sequence ATGAAAGCGATAAATTATACTCTAAAAGTACTGTGTGCATTATTGGCTCTGGTGTTGTCATCCTGTTCCAAGTTCTTGGATAGGATGCCAGACGATCAGCTCACCTTAGAAATGGTATTCAACGACAAGACCCGTACCGAAGATTGGCTTGCCGGTATTTACAGCAATATCCCGGATCCCTATTGGGGATATGCCAGAGATATCGAACTCGATCCCCTTTCGGATGATATGGCGCCGTCTACCGGATGGGAGCAATTTGGCTGGACGGTTATTGGCAAGCAAACGGGAAACTGGAACCCCAGTAGTTCTTGGGGGCCTAATTATTGGGTAGAACTTCCCAAAAGAATCCGTTCGGCCTATATATTTTTAGAAAATGTGAAAGCCAACCCAGCGCAACTCGTGACCGAGGAAGAGGTCGCGCTTATGAAAGCAGAAGCACGATTTATGATCGCCTACTATTACTCGCTTCTATTGGAAACCTATGGGGCAATTCCGTTCCAGTTAGGACTCACCGATCCGGCAGCCGGCCAGGAAGAATTGATGATAGGACAAAGCCCTTTCGATGAGGTGGCTGCATGGGTAGATCAGGAATTGCTAGATGTTGCACAGCTACTACCAAATAATTATAGCAATGCCCAAAAATATGGACGTGCAACTGCTATCATGTGTTTGGCAGTTAGGGCGAGGTTTCTGCTTTTCGCGGCGAGTCCTTTGGTAAATGGTAACTCCGATTACAGTGGATTTACCAACAAAGAAGGCGTGGAGATTTACAACAGCATAGCTGACGCTGGTAAATGGAGCAAAGCCATGGAAGCGAGCAAACTCTTAATTGAAAGATCCGCAGCAGCAGGACACAAATTATACCTAGAATACAATCCAGATGGTAGCGTAGATCCATTTCTTTCTTACCAGAATATGATGTTTAGGCGCCCTCAGGATGGAAATACTGAAATATTATTCGCTCGCCCGGAGTCAAATGTCTGGGAATACGACAGGCATGCGCAACCACGAGGAACGGGCGGTAATGGCGGCATGGGTATTACACAGTCGTTGGTAGATGCCTTCTATATGGAAAATGGTCGGCCCATCAATGACCCACTTTCGGGCTACACGGAGCGAGGCTTTTCTGAAACCGACGAAATACGGAATACACAATGGGCCGAATCGAGAGGCGATGGAAAAGTGACATTGGCCGGCACATTTAATATGTACACAGGCCGCGAACCCCGGTTTTATATTTCTGTATTGTATAATGGCGCCTGGTTTCGTCGGGAAAATCGTACCACACAATTTTATAGCGGCAACTGGGATGGTGGGCCTACACACGATGCGCCACAAAATGGGTATTTGTTGCGCAAAAAAGTGCATCCAAACCATGATCCACGCAACGGAACGAATCCCTACCGACCGGGTATTCTGTATCGTTTAGGCGAGGCATATTTGAATTATGCGGAAGCGCTAAATGAGGTGGACCCGGGTAATCCGGATATTGTGAGATACATTAATATGATACGTGTACGCGCGGGGATACCACAGTACGGTGCTGGTAATAACGCATTACCTATTCCGGCGTCGCAAGAACTCATGCGGGAAGCCATCCGCAGAGAAAGACGCGTAGAATTGAATAACGAAGGGATTCGTTATCGGGATATCCGACGTTGGAAAATTGGGGAATCTGTATTAAATGGTAATTTCTTCGGCATGAATTTCTCCGGAACAGAGCAAGATGATAGTCCAAGCAATCCTAGGGCATTTTTCAAAAGATCGGTTTATCAGCGTCGTGTGTTTACCGCTAAAAATTATTGGTTCCCAGTGCCTCAGTCTGAAGTAGATAAAAACCCTAATCTGGTACAGAATCCTTTTTGGGACTAA
- a CDS encoding TonB-dependent receptor: protein MMRIFVCFCVLPLYSWGSHTIPVTVLQENITISFNNITFKQAFQDLNSKTGLEFIYSSSDFDDRKKISHRFVNTPVGEVLRTIFDNSGISYTLKDRTIIIQRSARNANVQTQRTISGEIIDQNQLPLANATIISNISRRQATTDETGRFSLRVSSVDTDLSVSVLGYVTQTVGLDTRTNYRISLEDSTSTLDQVVVVGFGTQRRASVVGAISTTQPRNLQIGTSRSMSNNLAGQLAGVIAVQRSGEPGYDNSNFWIRGVSTFGGNRNPLILVDGVERSLDNMDPEEIESFSVLKDAAASAVYGVRGANGVILINTKRGKIGKPTVTARFEQGLTAPTQLPEFIGAADYLEVMNSIRRERGEEGLYSQERLDNIRNGVDPDLYPDINWLDAILMNSAHNSRANLSVNGGSELLRYSLVTSYFSEGGLIERDRAQSWDSSSKLNRYNVRSNVDVNVSPTTLFRLNIGGYLQDRSRAPQSVDELFSEAFVIPPYVHPTIYSSGEIPRTPSRTNPWALATQRGYERFSASKIESLFSVEQDLKFFLEGLKARGLFSFDRYANNSVIRSKNPDYYNPAVGRDENGNLRLVIDSYGQEFLGYNTGSEWGDKSVYLEGAITYSRLFGKHHVDGLFLYNQRNYDNGDLLPYRNQGVASRFSYNYDNRYIAEFNFGYNGSENFAPGKRFGFFPSFALGWLISEEAFMQTAKDTFTKLKLRGSYGLVGNDRLDGRRFAYITTINEGSGYSWGLDNDFRRAGRMEGDQGNLNLTWETVAKANLGFELGLWNALDLQVDLFNEDRRNIFMQRRSIPGSSGFTALPWANYGRVKNRGIDLSLDVNRALREDLFLSLRGTFTYVKNRIIEQDEPSVVIGTSRSSTGKPVGQLFGLIDEGLFTEADFADVGNNVLRDGIPRHTFGLVRPGDIKYRDLNNDGVIDALDMTDIGGTEDPQIVFGFGANLRYKSLDFGFFLQGIGNSYRIIGGANFIPGSANGAMGNMYTNVDDRWTVENPSQDVFYPRLSDYQSANNNMASTWWLRDMSFIRLRNVELGYSLPAKWLDPVHIRNFRVFARGNNLLTFSDFKLWDPELGVNNGLRYPIMKSVSFGLEMNFK from the coding sequence ATGATGCGAATTTTCGTATGCTTTTGTGTGCTTCCATTATATTCTTGGGGCAGTCATACGATTCCTGTAACAGTCCTACAGGAAAATATTACCATATCGTTTAACAATATCACGTTTAAACAGGCATTTCAGGACTTGAACTCCAAAACCGGATTAGAATTCATTTATTCCTCCAGCGACTTTGACGACAGGAAAAAAATTTCACATCGATTTGTAAATACTCCTGTTGGCGAAGTATTGCGCACTATATTCGATAATTCTGGTATTAGCTACACACTAAAAGATCGGACGATCATCATCCAACGATCTGCTAGAAATGCCAATGTACAAACGCAGCGTACCATTAGTGGGGAGATTATAGACCAAAATCAGCTGCCTTTGGCAAATGCAACCATTATCTCAAACATCAGTCGCCGGCAAGCCACCACTGATGAAACTGGTCGCTTTTCGCTAAGAGTATCTTCTGTGGATACCGATTTAAGTGTTTCTGTATTGGGTTACGTAACCCAAACGGTTGGATTAGATACGCGAACAAATTACCGAATATCCCTAGAAGATAGCACAAGTACCTTAGATCAAGTCGTGGTCGTGGGTTTTGGTACGCAGCGTAGAGCTTCGGTAGTGGGTGCCATCAGCACTACGCAACCGCGTAATTTGCAGATAGGTACCTCTCGCTCGATGAGTAACAATTTAGCGGGACAGTTAGCAGGTGTGATTGCCGTACAGCGCTCAGGAGAACCAGGTTACGACAACTCCAACTTTTGGATCAGGGGGGTAAGCACATTTGGTGGTAATCGCAACCCACTTATTTTGGTAGACGGGGTAGAACGTTCGTTAGATAATATGGATCCCGAAGAGATAGAATCATTTTCCGTATTAAAGGATGCCGCGGCAAGCGCCGTATATGGTGTTCGCGGAGCGAATGGTGTTATCTTAATCAATACCAAAAGAGGAAAAATAGGAAAACCAACCGTTACCGCACGTTTCGAGCAAGGGCTAACTGCTCCTACGCAGCTTCCAGAGTTTATTGGTGCTGCCGATTACCTAGAGGTGATGAATAGCATTCGTAGAGAGCGCGGCGAGGAGGGGCTTTATAGTCAGGAACGCTTAGACAATATTCGTAATGGAGTCGACCCCGATCTGTACCCAGATATAAATTGGTTAGACGCCATTTTGATGAATAGTGCCCATAATTCTAGGGCCAATTTGAGTGTCAACGGTGGATCAGAACTGTTGCGCTATTCCTTGGTCACGTCTTATTTTAGTGAAGGCGGACTTATCGAACGGGATAGAGCACAGTCATGGGATTCCTCTTCTAAGTTAAATCGGTACAACGTACGCTCCAACGTAGACGTGAACGTGAGCCCTACCACATTATTCAGGCTTAATATTGGCGGCTACCTGCAAGATAGAAGTCGGGCACCGCAAAGTGTGGATGAGCTGTTTTCTGAAGCTTTTGTCATCCCTCCTTATGTGCATCCAACGATTTATTCCTCGGGTGAGATCCCGCGGACACCGTCCAGAACAAACCCTTGGGCACTTGCCACCCAGCGAGGTTACGAGCGCTTTAGCGCCAGCAAAATTGAGTCTCTTTTTTCAGTAGAACAAGATTTAAAGTTTTTTCTGGAAGGACTGAAGGCTCGGGGATTATTCTCCTTTGATCGTTATGCAAACAATTCAGTCATACGTAGCAAAAATCCCGATTACTATAATCCCGCTGTAGGTCGCGACGAAAATGGCAATTTACGCCTTGTTATTGATAGTTACGGCCAAGAATTTTTGGGTTATAACACGGGCTCCGAGTGGGGAGATAAAAGTGTCTACCTGGAGGGAGCAATTACCTATAGTCGCCTGTTTGGAAAGCATCATGTCGACGGGCTCTTCTTGTACAATCAGCGTAATTATGATAATGGAGATCTGCTGCCCTATCGCAATCAAGGCGTCGCCAGTCGGTTTTCCTATAATTACGATAACCGATATATTGCCGAGTTCAACTTTGGCTACAACGGTTCTGAAAATTTTGCACCTGGAAAGCGATTTGGATTCTTTCCCTCATTTGCTTTAGGCTGGCTGATATCCGAGGAAGCATTTATGCAAACGGCAAAAGATACATTTACCAAGTTGAAACTACGTGGATCTTATGGCCTAGTGGGTAACGATCGATTAGATGGGCGACGCTTTGCCTACATTACGACGATCAATGAGGGTAGTGGGTATTCCTGGGGATTAGACAATGATTTTCGGAGAGCCGGCCGGATGGAGGGAGACCAAGGTAATTTAAATCTCACTTGGGAAACGGTTGCTAAAGCAAACCTTGGATTTGAACTCGGATTGTGGAATGCCCTAGACTTACAGGTCGACTTATTCAATGAAGATCGGCGCAATATCTTTATGCAAAGGCGCTCTATTCCTGGATCGAGCGGATTTACAGCCCTGCCGTGGGCTAATTATGGTCGCGTTAAAAATCGGGGTATAGACCTGTCTTTGGATGTCAATAGAGCGCTCAGAGAAGATTTATTCTTATCGCTACGCGGGACCTTTACCTATGTTAAAAATCGCATCATTGAGCAAGATGAGCCAAGTGTGGTCATCGGTACATCTCGCTCATCTACCGGTAAACCCGTAGGTCAGCTTTTTGGGTTGATTGATGAAGGTTTATTTACCGAAGCAGACTTTGCAGATGTAGGAAATAATGTATTAAGGGATGGCATTCCAAGACATACGTTTGGTTTAGTACGTCCTGGCGATATCAAGTACCGTGATTTGAATAACGACGGAGTTATAGACGCACTGGATATGACAGATATCGGCGGCACCGAAGATCCACAGATCGTATTTGGCTTTGGTGCCAATTTACGGTACAAATCATTGGACTTCGGATTTTTCCTACAAGGAATAGGCAATAGCTACCGCATTATCGGAGGTGCCAACTTTATTCCAGGAAGTGCCAACGGAGCTATGGGCAATATGTACACCAACGTCGACGATCGCTGGACCGTAGAAAACCCGAGTCAAGATGTATTTTATCCACGTCTATCCGATTACCAGAGCGCCAACAATAATATGGCATCTACCTGGTGGCTGCGTGATATGAGTTTTATCCGTCTTCGTAATGTTGAATTGGGCTATAGCTTGCCAGCTAAATGGCTGGATCCGGTACATATCCGCAATTTTCGAGTGTTTGCACGAGGAAACAATTTACTCACATTTTCAGACTTCAAATTATGGGATCCAGAACTGGGAGTAAACAATGGCCTGCGTTACCCGATCATGAAATCGGTGTCCTTCGGACTTGAAATGAATTTTAAATAA
- a CDS encoding FecR family protein, giving the protein MPKNRDLVKIFLLSVFSRYKRGKATPAEQSLVEKFFARVESEEQPMAKPELHEVKIQMKQEIDQYLIGKQSARYPFLKIFIPAAAILLILLTFSDSTNWNARHNDSSSNVFNSVHISPTLSVGKLHFDNLLDSLPKEARYRELKDEQVLDLSAVQSLNAADSLIITNPTKAAFAVMLSDGTLARLASGARIAYQWNDESSDRKLHMKGKVSFDVAKMKRQGRNIPFYVETTIQQVAVLGTVFTVDANSNTEHSVNLHEGSVRLSHHASQDQVLLRPGQIGFVAENNPRIYVSSSNRNQQKLMAWRKQQFYFDDQQLNDVMTELADWYGREISVHQSARNLPITGIVSRYKRIEDILEIIKMTNTITYYEKKGVIYVGLK; this is encoded by the coding sequence ATGCCCAAAAATAGAGATTTAGTCAAGATATTTCTGTTATCTGTCTTTTCCCGTTATAAGCGTGGTAAAGCCACTCCCGCGGAACAAAGCCTGGTAGAAAAATTCTTCGCCCGAGTGGAGTCTGAAGAACAACCTATGGCCAAACCTGAGCTTCATGAAGTCAAAATCCAAATGAAGCAAGAGATTGATCAATACCTCATCGGTAAGCAATCAGCACGCTATCCTTTCCTAAAGATATTCATACCCGCCGCCGCTATTCTGCTAATTCTTCTGACATTTTCTGATTCGACGAACTGGAACGCAAGGCATAACGATTCTTCGTCCAACGTATTTAATTCAGTACACATTAGTCCTACGCTATCTGTCGGTAAACTACATTTTGATAATTTGCTGGATAGCTTACCAAAAGAGGCGCGCTACCGCGAGCTGAAAGACGAGCAAGTATTGGATTTGTCGGCGGTACAGTCGTTAAACGCAGCCGATAGCCTAATCATTACCAATCCGACCAAAGCAGCATTTGCCGTGATGTTGTCTGACGGAACGCTCGCTCGCTTAGCATCCGGCGCCCGAATTGCTTATCAGTGGAATGACGAATCATCTGATAGAAAATTACACATGAAAGGAAAAGTATCTTTTGACGTTGCTAAGATGAAACGGCAGGGTAGGAACATTCCATTTTACGTCGAGACAACTATTCAGCAAGTGGCTGTTCTAGGAACAGTGTTTACCGTAGATGCCAATTCAAATACAGAACATTCCGTAAATCTGCATGAAGGGAGCGTACGGCTCAGCCATCATGCAAGTCAAGATCAAGTACTTCTGCGTCCCGGTCAGATTGGTTTTGTGGCAGAGAATAATCCCCGCATATATGTGTCATCATCTAATAGAAATCAGCAAAAATTGATGGCTTGGCGAAAGCAACAATTCTATTTCGATGATCAACAATTGAATGATGTGATGACCGAATTAGCAGATTGGTACGGGCGTGAGATTTCAGTACACCAATCAGCGCGTAATCTTCCAATAACCGGTATTGTGAGTCGTTATAAGCGTATCGAAGATATTTTGGAGATCATTAAGATGACCAATACAATAACCTATTATGAAAAGAAAGGAGTGATCTATGTTGGCTTAAAATAA
- a CDS encoding sigma-70 family RNA polymerase sigma factor yields the protein MPNYEHDSLENLFLLTQQNDKTAFDQIYNRTWESLFVSAYSMLKNEDVAKDLVQEIYIDLWCKRSTKQINHVQTYLKQAVRFKAIDRFRKVNARFESVEGFVDELTDCEASDSKLLQKEYAAVIDAWMAKLPKKRREIFRLQFEEGRTTKEISIALDLSIKTIQNQMLTSKTALKLLLEKIIYIFFLFLFGS from the coding sequence ATGCCAAATTATGAACATGATAGTCTTGAAAATCTGTTTTTGCTGACACAGCAAAATGATAAGACCGCATTTGACCAGATTTACAATAGAACGTGGGAATCCCTCTTTGTTTCTGCATACTCCATGCTTAAAAATGAAGATGTAGCTAAAGACCTAGTGCAAGAAATTTACATTGATTTATGGTGCAAACGGTCGACCAAGCAAATTAATCATGTACAAACTTATCTGAAGCAAGCGGTACGTTTTAAAGCTATCGATCGATTTCGTAAAGTCAATGCTCGTTTTGAATCAGTAGAGGGTTTTGTTGACGAGTTGACGGACTGTGAAGCATCTGATAGCAAGCTCCTACAAAAAGAATATGCTGCAGTCATTGACGCCTGGATGGCGAAACTGCCAAAGAAGCGTCGAGAAATATTTAGGCTTCAGTTTGAGGAAGGAAGAACGACAAAAGAGATTAGTATCGCCTTAGATCTTTCCATAAAAACAATCCAAAACCAAATGCTTACCTCCAAAACAGCGCTTAAATTACTGCTGGAAAAAATAATTTATATTTTTTTTCTTTTTTTATTTGGGAGTTAG